The Scomber scombrus chromosome 22, fScoSco1.1, whole genome shotgun sequence genome has a window encoding:
- the LOC134004340 gene encoding chemerin-like receptor 1, with protein MKNRNATFLFKWAISFDNITASEPSWDDGIRRKVQIACLVIYCVIIVVGMVGNGLVIYVTGFRMKRTVNSIWFLNLALADFLCTSFLIFYSIELSQDYWPFGLFMCKLDTFVTVLNMFASVFLLTAISLDRCLCTFAVVWARNNRTVCKAQLVSVAIWLMAMVCSIPYATFRTLEEYKGNSYGFYPEDKKLWLFLFSFIMSFLFPFLVITASYVTIGDRTRRLQSAKKQRSHPIIISVILAFFLCWLPSHVFRLLYVFTPGNSQLVVIIDQGFPMVTSLTSLNSCLNPILYVFMCDEFQKKLKQSIFLVFESALAEDRDTSQKSHSAVPVQSSGTVTSLTLEESRVDATEERAAL; from the exons ATGAAGAACCGCAACGCCACCTTTCTCTTCAAGTGGGCCATCAGCTTTG ATAACATCACTGCATCTGAACCATCTTGGGATGATGGGATTAGAAGAAAAGTACAAATAGCCTGTCTGGTCATCTACTGTGTGATCATCGTGGTTGGGATGGTGGGAAACGGTCTAGTCATCTACGTGACAGGCTTCAGGATGAAGAGAACAGTCAACTCAATTTGGTTTCTCAACTTGGCCCTGGCTGACTTCCTTTGTACATCCTTCCTGATTTTCTATTCCATTGAACTCTCTCAGGACTACTGGCCATTTGGACTTTTCATGTGCAAGCTCGACACCTTTGTGACTGTACTCAATATGTTTGCCAGTGTATTTCTTCTGACGGCCATTAGTCTGGATCGTTGCCTGTGCACCTTTGCAGTGGTATGGGCACGAAACAATCGTACTGTTTGCAAAGCTCAACTCGTAAGTGTTGCTATCTGGTTGATGGCTATGGTCTGCAGCATCCCTTATGCCACTTTTCGCACACTTGAGGAGTATAAGGGGAATTCTTACGGTTTTTATCCAGAAGACAAGAAACTGTGGTTGTtcctttttagttttattatgtCCTTCCTCTTCCCATTCCTGGTAATAACAGCATCTTATGTGACCATAGGTGATCGTACAAGGCGCCTGCAAagtgcaaagaaacaaagatcTCACCCAATCATTATCTCTGTCATTCTTGCATTCTTCTTGTGCTGGTTGCCCTCTCATGTTTTTAggttattatatgtatttactcCTGGTAACTCACAACTGgtagtcattattgatcaagGATTTCCTATGGTTACGAGTCTGACTTCTCTGAACAGCTGCCTGAACCCCATTCtctatgttttcatgtgtgatGAATTCCAGAAGAAGCTTAAGCAGTCTATATTCCTGGTCTTTGAGAGCGCTCTGGCAGAGGACAGAGACACTTCTCAGAAGTCTCACTCTGCTGTACCTGTGCAGAGTAGTGGCACAGTCACTTCCTTAACCTTGGAAGAAAGCAGAGTCGACGCAACTGAGGAGAGagcagccttgtaa
- the LOC134004684 gene encoding CD63 antigen-like: protein MGKINGCLKCLFIFFNVLFAIIGCVLIFGAVKSSAVASQMSSVGAPGIGWVWVFAIGVLAISCLGIYAGCAEKDLVLKIFAGFMAVGLVIMLIFGIIIVVMRNKIKTNFTSATAEYAEPLMKDDGFRALLDGLQQSAQCCGVASAADWGNEIPESCACSSSGYFGGGCNSKPQGASGPDKVYGQTCGETIFLFVDIFFKIAMGFFFGFAVTALLGLLVSLLMIYQIKRHDSSGGASIAMKGF, encoded by the exons ATCATCGGATGTGTGCTGATCTTCGGAGCAGTGAAGTCATCTGCCGTTGCCAGTCAG ATGTCGTCAGTTGGGGCCCCGGGAATCGGTTGGGTTTGGGTGTTTGCCATCGGAGTCCTTGCCATCTCCTGCCTGGGAATCTACGCCGGCTGTGCTGAGAAAGACCTCGTCCTCAAAATT TTTGCAGGTTTCATGGCTGTTGGACTGGTCATCATGCTGATCTTTGGCATCATTATCGTTGTCATGAGAAACAAG atTAAAACCAACTTTACCTCCGCCACTGCTGAATATGCAGAGCCTTTAATGAAAGATGACGGATTCAGAGCACTGCTTGATGGGCTCCAGCAAAGT GCCCAGTGCTGTGGAGTGGCGAGCGCTGCAGACTGGGGTAATGAAATCCCTGAGTCCTGTGCCTGCAGTTCTTCAGGTTATTTTGGAGGAGGATGTAACTCCAAACCTCAG GGAGCGTCAGGCCCAGATAAAGTCTATGGTCAG acCTGTGGTGAAACCATCTTCCTATTTGTTGACATCTTCTTCAAGATTGCCATGGGTTTCTTCTTTGGATTCGCTGTCACTGCA tTGCTGGGCCTGCTGGTCTCCCTCCTGATGATCTATCAAATCAAACGCCATGACAGCTCCGGAGGGGCGTCCATTGCCATGAAGGGCTTCTGA